A window of Kribbella voronezhensis genomic DNA:
GGAGCCAGCTCGTTCACTTCACCCGTCACGGGCGCCTGCGCGTTCGCCTCACCCTTCACGGGCGCCTGCGCGTTCGCCTCACCCGTCGTGGGTGCCAGGTCGGACTGCGGCGGCTCGGCGGTCTCCGAGGGCTCGGCGTCCGCGGAGGTGGCGGGCGCCGGATCGGCAGTCTCGGTCGCTTCCGTGGGATCAGTGTCGGCAGCGGCCGCCTCGTCCGATGGGGCGGCCGGCTCGGAGTCGGCCGCTGGTGCGGGGGGTTCGCTGGCTGCCTCGGACGGGGTGGCTTCGGTCGGGTGAACGAACTCAGCAGGCTCGGCTGGTTCGAGGGGTGTCGTCGAGTCGGTGGGCTCTGCGGATGCGTCGGCGGGTTGGGCGCGCGTTGGGTCGACGGCGTCGTCTTCGGCCGGCTCGTTGGTGATTCCTGGTGCGGTTTCCTCTGCCGGTTGTTCGTCGGTGTCGTGGATCGGGGCCGTGGTGAAGGCGTCGACATCGGTGGGCTGTTCCGGCTCGTTCAGCTCCGGGGCAGATTGCTGCGCGGAGATGGCGTCGGCCATCTCGCGGTCGGCGGTCTCTGCGGAGTCGGCTTCCGGGTGCTCAGGTGTGGCGAGCGCAGCGGAATCGCGAGGGTCTGGCTGGGCCTGCTCCGACTGTTCCGGGGTGGTTTCGGTTGGGTGGGCGGGTTCTGGCGGGAGGCCGGCTTCTTCGGGGGTTTCTGGTGCGATCGCCTCGGTCGGGTGCTCGCCAACCGACGACCCGTCTGCCGGCGGCTCGTCGGCGTCCGCGGGGTCGATGGTTGGGGCGGCGGAGTGGCGGTTGGCGCCGAGGGTGGGGCGTTGGGGCGGGGTAGGGATGGAGTCTGCGAGGGTGCGGCGCCACGCGAGGCGGACGACCGGGAGTTCTGTTGTCTGCTCGGAGTCGTCCTCCACCCCGGCGGGGGCGCCGTACGGGGTGTTCGCGCGGAGCGGTTCGCCGTACGGGGAGCTGGGGGCGTTGAGGCTGCCGTCGATGAAGCGTTGCTTGAGCAGGGGGCGGAGGATCTTGCCGCCGGGGGTGGTCGGGAAGTGGCGGCGCGGTACGCCGACCACCTGCGCCGTCAGCTTGAGGCGGTCGTGCAGGACCGCTCGCATCGCCTCGGCAACCGCGTCGGGTGAGCCGTCCGCGGTCGGTTCGGTGGTGGCGAAGAAGATGACCAGTCGTTCGGTGCCGGACGAGGCGTCGGCGATGCCGCAGGCGGCGACCAGGCCGAGTTCGGCGCCGGGGACCGAGGCGGCGACGGTCTCGATGTCGTGGGCGTAGTAGTTCTGGCCGTTCAGGATGATGCGTTCGGAGTCGCGGCCGGTGATGACGACCTGGCCGCCGGTGATGAAGGCCTGGTCGCCGGTCGCCAGCCACTTGCGGGCCGGCCAGTTCCCGGCGGGGAAGGCGGCCCGGTCGGCGTCGGGGTTGCCGAGGTAGCCAGGCGTGACCCGGGCGGAGGCGATCTGGAGCTGGCCGATCCGGCCTTCGGGCAGTACGGCGCCGTTGGGGCCGACGATGCGCACGGTGGCGCCGGGCGCCGGCGTACCGACGGAAACCAGCGAGAGGACGCCGGGAGCTTCCGCCCGGGTCTTTCCCGGTCGAGCCACGGCGACCTTGCCGGCCGTCGTCCGCTGGTCGACCCATTCGACGACGCCGGTCGGTGGAATCCGGACGCGGTGCACGTTCGGCGTCAGCCCCGGTCGCGCGAACGTGATCCCGGTGACCGTCTCGGTCATCCCCCAGGCCGCGACGAACGTCTCCGGTACGACGCCGAAACGGTTCGTCAACCGAAGGAACTCGCTCACGACCGGCACCGTGATCTGTTCGCCGCCGCTGACCAGACTCCGCAGCGCCGACAGGTCCCAATGGCGATCGGGCTCGCCGGCGATCGCGGCGGTGACCAGCCGGTAGCCGAAGTTCGGCGCCCAGGAGTGGTTGACCCGGTGGGCGTCCATCAGGTCGAGCCAGCGGAGCGGGTTCGACAGCACCCAGTCGGTCGCGACGTGGATGTTGGTGCAGCCCGCGAACACCGGCAGCAGGTGGTAGAGCAGGAAGGCGCCGCTGTGGTCGAGCGGCAGCCAGTTCAGCGTGGTCTGGCCGGGGCGGACCGGCAGCATCGCCGGCGTACCGGCGGCGAACTCGACCAGGCCGCGATGCGTGAGCTGGATGATCTTCGGCGTCCCGGTGCTGCTGCCCGACGACATCATCAGTACGGCGACGTCGTCGGCGGCCGGCCGGTGGAACTCCGAGGTGGGCTCGTGCCCGGCCAGCGCGTCCGGATCGAGGACAGGAAGCCCGAGGTCGTCCGGCAGGTCCGACGGACGGCCGATGAGCACCGTCCAGCCGAGCAGGTCGGTCACCTTGCGCAGCCGCTCGCGCCCCTCCTCGGTCCGGTCGCCCTCGGCGGCCGGGGCCATCAGCAGCGGCCTGATGCCGCCGAGCGTGCAGGCCCAGAACGCGGCGAAGAACCCGACCGGCTCGGTGCAGTGCACGACGGCCGGATCACCAGCCCGTACGCCGTTCGCGCGCAGGCCGGCCAGGATCCGGGCGGCGAGCTCGAGCAGGGTCGGGAAGTCGAGCCGGGTCTCGCGGCCGTCCGGGCCGATCTCGACGACGCCCGACGTACTGAAGTCGCGGGCGGCCCGCAGCAGCGCGCTGGGCAGGTCGCGCGGATACCCGGCGGGGATCATCAACGCCGGCCCGGTACTGATCGCCGGCCGATCCGCCCCGTTCCTCACCATGCGAGCTCCAGGGCCGGCTCCAGGGCGAACTCCAAGGCCGGCCTCGTCAGGCCGGCACCGACGCGGCGGAGGCTGGCAGCCAGTCGGCGACCCACGGACACACGCCTCCCCCACTGGACGGAGCCGGGCTCAGGGCACACCCGTCTCGCTAGCTCTCACCGACAGAACAGGCCCCGTAAAACCGTCGATCGACGCGAGTCCGCGACCAGGCGTACCCGGTGCGTCATCGTCCGACCGACAGCCGTGAACCCTACCAGCCACAGACCGGCCTGGCAGAGCCAGTTCCTGCAGCCGAAGGTTAAGAATCAACCGGCCGACCGCTACTGGGGTCAACGAGCGTCGGCGGCTCGCGATACGCATCCACCGAAGACGTCCGCAGTACGGTCAGATCGCACCGGGAACGGAATTGAAGGTGGGCGCTGAGGGGATCGAACCCCCGACATCTTCCTTGTAAGGGAAGCGCTCTACCGCTGAGCTAAGCGCCCTGGAGCTACTACTTGCCGAACCGAGCGAGGAGTCTATCCGAGACCTGGGTGAAGTTCCGCCAAGGCCCTCAGGTAGTCGTCCGGGTCGCGTGCCTCGGAGATCGGTTTGACGATCGACCACCGGATCACCCCGGCCTGGTCGATCACGAACGTCCCGCGGGCCGCACAGCCCCGGTCGGCGTCGAAGACCCCGTACTGCGAAGCGATGGCGCCGTGCGGCCAGAAATCGCTCAGCAGGCCGAACTCGAGTCCGGTGGAGTCGGCGTACGCCCGCAGCGTGTACATCGGGTCGCAGGAGACAGCCAGGACCTCCGCGGCGGCCGCCAGGTCCGGCCGGTCGCGCAGGGCCGTCAGTTCGCTCGTGCACACCCCGCTGAAGGCATACGGGTAGAACACCAGCACGACGTCCCGCCGGCCCCGGAAGTCCGAGAGCCGGAGGGATTCGCCGTGCTGGTTGCGGGCGACGAAGTCCGGTGCCTGGCTGCCGACCCCAGGGACGGCAGCGGTCACCGGCGGATCACTTCTTGACCCGGGGCGACTTCGGCATCATCAGCTTCGTGGCCGACCAGTCCTCGGTCGGGGTCAGGCTGCTGGTCGTGGACAGTCCGGCGGTCGGTGCTGCCTCGGCGATCTCGCTGGCGTCGACGTAGCCCTCGCGGCCGACCTTGGGAGTCATCAGCCACACCACGCCGCCGGCCTTCAGGTCGGTCAGCACGTCGAAAAAGGCGTCCACCAGGTCGCCGTCGTCCTCCCGGAACCAGAGCAGAACGGCGTCGACGACCTCGTCCGTCTCCTCCCCGACGAAGGGCTCGCCGGTCAGTTCCTGGATGGCGTCCCGGAAATCGTCGTCGCAGTCGTCGTCGTAGCCGAGTTCCTGCACGACCCAGCCGCTTTCCAAGCCGAGCCGGGCGGCCATGTTCGGCTCGCCGCGCTTGCCGTCCGCGTGGTCCGCGGTCGCGCTCACGTGTCCTCCTCCGTCGTCCCCGCAGGCCCGGGGGTAGGCGTTAGTAGCAGTAGTCCATCGTGGCCTACCGCGTCGCGCAAGTATGCACGAGGGTTCCGTGACGTGTCCGGTATGCGCGTGCCGTGGACGTTCCGTGTCCGCTGCGACCGGGCCCGGGCGGGGAGAAAGTGCATCGTTGTGGATGCAAAGTAGAACGCATTCCGAACAGGTGACAGGATTGCCGGGAGGACCGACCTAGAGAGAACGGCAGGACACCGTGGCTTCCGGACACGAACCACCAGCCATCATCACCGAGGGGATGCCGACCCAGCTCCCCGACATCGACCCCGACGAAACTCGTGAATGGGTCGAATCGCTCGACGCCGTGCTGGACGAACGCGGCAAGGGCCGGGCGCGCTACCTGATGCTCAAGCTGATCGAGCGGGCCCGGGAGCGGCAGGTCGGAGTGCCGGCGCTGCGCAGTACGGACTACATCAACTCGATCCCGCCCGAGCGCGAGCCGTGGTTCCCCGGTGACGAGCACATCGAGCGGCGGATCCGGGCCTTCATCCGGTGGAACGCCGCGGTGATGGTCAGCAAGGCCAACCGCAAGGGGCTCGAGGTCGGCGGTCACATCGCCACCTACCAGTCCGCGGCCAGCCTGTACGAGGTCGGTTTCAACCACTTCTTCCGCGGCAAGGACCACCCCGGCGGCGGCGACCAGATCTTCATCCAGGGTCACGCCTCCCCCGGCATGTACGCGCGCGCCTTCCTCGAGGGCCGGCTCAGCGCCGACCAGCTGGACGGGTTCCGCCAGGAGGTCTCCCGCGGCCCGCACAAGGGCCTGTCGTCGTACCCGCACCCCCGGCTGATGCCGGACTTCTGGGAGTACCCGACGGTCTCCATGGGGCTGGCGGCGCTGGACTCGATCTACCAGGCCCGCTTCAACCGGTACCTGCACCACCGCGGCATCAAGGACACCAGCCAGCAGCACGTCTGGGCGTTCCTCGGTGACGGCGAGATGGGCGAGCCGGAGTCGCTCGGCGCGATCGGCCTGGCCGCCCGCGAGGAGCTGGACAACCTCACCTTCGTGATCAACTGCAACCTGCAGCAGCTGGACGGCCCGGTCCGCGGCAACGGCAAGGTGATCCAGGAGCTGGAGGCGTTCTTCCGCGGCGCGGGCTGGAACGTCATCAAGGTGATCTGGGGCCGCGAGTGGGACGCGCTGCTCGCGCAGGACCACGACGGCGTCCTGGTGAACAAGATGAACACCACCCCCGACGGCCAGTTCCAGACCTATTCGGTGGAGTCCGGCGACTACATCCGGAACAACTTCTTCGGCGGCGACCAGCGGCTGCAGGCTATGGTCCGGAACCTGTCCGACGAGGACCTGCGCAAGCTGCCCCGCGGCGGCCACGACTACCGCAAGGTGTACGCCGCGTTCAAGAACGCCACCGAGCACGTCGGCCAGCCGACCGTGATCCTGGCCCAGACGATCAAGGGCTGGACGATCGAGGCGCTGGAGGGCCGCAACGCGAC
This region includes:
- a CDS encoding peroxiredoxin, whose translation is MTAAVPGVGSQAPDFVARNQHGESLRLSDFRGRRDVVLVFYPYAFSGVCTSELTALRDRPDLAAAAEVLAVSCDPMYTLRAYADSTGLEFGLLSDFWPHGAIASQYGVFDADRGCAARGTFVIDQAGVIRWSIVKPISEARDPDDYLRALAELHPGLG
- a CDS encoding DUF3052 domain-containing protein; amino-acid sequence: MSATADHADGKRGEPNMAARLGLESGWVVQELGYDDDCDDDFRDAIQELTGEPFVGEETDEVVDAVLLWFREDDGDLVDAFFDVLTDLKAGGVVWLMTPKVGREGYVDASEIAEAAPTAGLSTTSSLTPTEDWSATKLMMPKSPRVKK